In one window of Micromonospora cathayae DNA:
- a CDS encoding helix-turn-helix transcriptional regulator encodes MVSSGHRTQATDAGPAPSSTGIHMITLGDLSTDPSWRRPVLVPADHLVLVTGGHGTLEVDFQPLACRPGSLLRIRPGQAVRRVDPLDAHVVRWAAGSLHGLDLPPDPVPTLTQLNGEDEEAVVTEVSQLVVDYRRYGRGSPAGERLLRHQLAVLLLRLALTATPPATGTEIRTFRRLCQEVERHYRRTRRVEDYADRLGCSVRTLTRACLAVTGRSAKQVVDERVALQARRLLAATDEPIAGIGRHLGFPEPTNFGRFFSREAGLSPGAFRATGGRVAPARIPRPRPPHWTDRA; translated from the coding sequence ATGGTCTCTTCCGGTCACCGCACGCAGGCGACGGACGCCGGTCCCGCGCCATCTTCCACCGGGATCCACATGATCACCCTCGGTGATCTCAGTACCGACCCTTCGTGGCGGCGGCCGGTCCTGGTCCCGGCCGATCATCTCGTCCTGGTCACCGGCGGACACGGCACGCTCGAAGTCGACTTCCAGCCACTGGCCTGCCGGCCGGGCTCCCTGCTGCGGATCCGCCCGGGTCAGGCGGTACGCCGGGTCGACCCGCTGGACGCGCACGTGGTCCGCTGGGCGGCCGGCTCGCTGCACGGGCTGGACCTGCCGCCGGATCCCGTCCCCACTCTCACCCAGCTCAACGGCGAGGACGAGGAGGCGGTGGTCACCGAGGTCAGCCAGCTCGTGGTGGACTACCGCCGGTACGGGCGCGGCAGCCCGGCCGGCGAGCGCCTGCTGCGGCACCAGCTCGCCGTCCTGCTGCTGCGGCTGGCGCTGACCGCCACCCCGCCCGCCACCGGCACCGAGATCCGCACCTTCCGGCGGCTGTGCCAGGAGGTGGAACGGCACTACCGGCGTACCCGCCGGGTCGAGGACTACGCCGACCGGTTGGGCTGCTCGGTGCGTACCCTGACCCGGGCCTGTCTGGCGGTGACCGGGCGCAGCGCCAAGCAGGTCGTCGACGAGCGGGTCGCGCTCCAGGCCCGTCGCCTGCTGGCCGCGACCGACGAGCCGATCGCCGGGATCGGCCGTCACCTGGGCTTTCCGGAGCCCACCAACTTCGGCCGGTTCTTCAGCCGGGAGGCCGGCCTGAGTCCGGGAGCCTTCCGGGCCACCGGCGGACGGGTGGCGCCGGCCCGGATCCCCCGCCCCCGGCCACCGCATTGGACCGACCGGGCATGA
- a CDS encoding glucose 1-dehydrogenase, with the protein MTDLFSVDGKTVLVTGGSRGIGLMIARGFVAAGADVIISSRKAEVCRQVADELSEIGRCVAIPADLSTDQGAQELAAAVRERTSRLDVLVNNAGATWGAPLEEYPESAFDKLWAVNVKAVFRLTTALLPALRAAATADDPARVINIGSVDGIRVPSMEVYAYSATKAAVHMLTRSLAHQLAGEHVTVNAIAPGPFESRMMAFALDDPTTRAGIEQQVPLGRIGRPEDMAGTAIYLASRAGAYLTGAVIPVDGGITTHG; encoded by the coding sequence ATGACGGATCTGTTCTCGGTCGACGGCAAGACGGTCCTGGTCACCGGCGGCTCGCGGGGAATCGGGCTGATGATCGCCCGGGGCTTCGTCGCCGCCGGCGCGGACGTGATCATCTCGTCCCGGAAGGCCGAGGTCTGCCGACAGGTCGCCGACGAACTGTCCGAGATCGGGCGGTGCGTGGCGATCCCCGCCGACCTGAGCACCGACCAGGGCGCGCAGGAGTTGGCCGCCGCCGTGCGGGAGCGGACCTCCCGGCTCGACGTACTGGTCAACAACGCCGGAGCGACCTGGGGCGCACCGCTGGAGGAGTACCCGGAGAGCGCCTTCGACAAGCTCTGGGCGGTCAACGTCAAGGCGGTGTTCCGGCTCACCACCGCGCTGCTGCCCGCGCTGCGCGCGGCGGCCACCGCCGACGACCCGGCCCGCGTGATCAACATCGGGTCGGTGGACGGCATCAGGGTGCCGTCCATGGAGGTGTACGCGTACTCCGCCACGAAGGCCGCGGTGCACATGCTCACCCGCAGCCTCGCCCACCAACTGGCCGGCGAGCACGTCACGGTCAACGCGATCGCGCCCGGCCCGTTCGAGAGCAGGATGATGGCGTTCGCGCTGGACGACCCGACCACCCGGGCCGGCATCGAGCAGCAGGTCCCGCTCGGCCGCATCGGCCGCCCCGAGGACATGGCGGGCACCGCCATCTACCTGGCGTCGCGCGCCGGGGCGTACCTGACCGGCGCGGTGATCCCGGTGGACGGCGGCATCACCACGCACGGCTGA
- a CDS encoding SsgA family sporulation/cell division regulator encodes MSVIRPTTVEVETSLRLVAPDATALPVRASLRYDPADPYAVHVLFHAESAGGEAVSWSFARELLVTGLDEPAGIGDVRVWPWATPRGDFVALALSSPDGNALFEVPRSVLVRFLRRTYVVVPRGREAEHLDVDTAVNRLLAGR; translated from the coding sequence ATGAGTGTCATCCGACCGACGACCGTTGAGGTCGAGACGTCGCTAAGGCTCGTCGCGCCTGACGCCACCGCCTTGCCGGTGCGCGCCAGTCTGCGTTACGACCCTGCGGACCCGTACGCGGTCCATGTCCTGTTTCATGCCGAGTCTGCCGGCGGCGAGGCGGTGAGCTGGTCGTTCGCCCGTGAACTGCTGGTCACCGGGCTCGACGAGCCGGCCGGCATCGGCGACGTCCGGGTGTGGCCGTGGGCCACCCCACGAGGCGACTTCGTCGCGCTGGCGCTGTCGTCGCCCGACGGCAACGCCCTGTTCGAGGTGCCGCGCAGCGTGCTGGTGCGCTTCCTGCGCCGCACCTACGTCGTCGTTCCGCGCGGCCGGGAGGCCGAGCACCTGGACGTCGACACGGCGGTGAACCGGCTGCTGGCCGGTCGCTGA
- a CDS encoding TIGR02611 family protein codes for MTGKTEKRGYGVPENGRGRDGLRDRGAEGAAGVQVAERRVRWRRLRTTLELIRANPTGRIALKVFISVAGALVVAIGVVLIPLPGPGWLLVIAGLGIWAVEFHWAKRLLGFTRRHVQRWTRWATTRPLPLRLVLGSVGLVFVGTVVWLSLKYSLGIDVVARALHYLATN; via the coding sequence ATGACTGGAAAGACCGAAAAGCGGGGGTACGGGGTGCCGGAGAACGGGCGTGGCCGCGACGGGCTGCGTGATCGCGGTGCCGAGGGCGCGGCAGGCGTACAGGTCGCCGAACGGCGGGTCCGCTGGCGGCGGCTACGGACGACGCTGGAGCTGATCCGGGCCAACCCGACCGGCCGGATCGCGCTCAAGGTCTTCATCTCGGTGGCCGGGGCCCTGGTGGTCGCCATCGGGGTGGTGCTGATCCCGCTCCCCGGCCCCGGCTGGCTGCTGGTCATCGCCGGCCTCGGCATCTGGGCCGTCGAGTTCCACTGGGCCAAGCGGCTGCTCGGCTTCACCCGACGGCACGTCCAACGCTGGACCAGATGGGCGACCACCCGGCCACTGCCGTTGCGGCTGGTGCTCGGCTCGGTCGGGCTGGTCTTCGTCGGCACCGTGGTCTGGCTGTCGCTCAAGTACAGCCTCGGCATCGACGTCGTCGCGCGGGCGCTGCACTACCTCGCCACGAACTGA
- a CDS encoding tyrosine-type recombinase/integrase has translation MPARTRANGEGSIFPYRNGFAAYVWVTKPDGKRTRKYVYGQTRETVHDKWIKLHQQAKAGPVATKVPTVGSFLTYWLSEIVEPNRAPLTYATYETFVRRYIAPGLGAKRLDRLQSRDVQTWINQVARTCQCCAQGKDTARRKEKRRCCAVGRCCRAVPSTRTVSDIRATLRAALTHAQAEDLITKNPAVPVTLATVRRRRGKSWSSDEARKFLESARADEDPLYAAYALVLVTGLRKGEALGLTWEDVDLDAGELTIGRQLQRVRGQLLHRDTKTQASDATLPLPDICLTALKLRQHQRDEAEAAAGKAWHETGLVFTTRYGTPIEPRNFQRSWQTRCDRAGVKPITVHDARRTCATLLADLDVHPRVAMRILRHARFSVTMEIYTQVTSTATRDALKRLGDSLGN, from the coding sequence ATGCCCGCCCGTACCCGCGCCAACGGCGAAGGCTCCATCTTCCCGTACCGCAACGGCTTCGCCGCGTACGTCTGGGTCACCAAGCCCGACGGCAAGCGCACCCGCAAGTACGTCTACGGCCAGACCCGCGAAACCGTCCACGACAAGTGGATCAAGCTGCACCAGCAGGCCAAGGCCGGACCGGTGGCGACCAAGGTCCCGACCGTGGGCAGCTTCCTCACCTACTGGCTGTCCGAGATCGTCGAACCGAACCGCGCACCCCTGACCTACGCCACCTACGAGACGTTCGTCCGCCGCTACATCGCCCCCGGCCTCGGGGCCAAGCGGCTCGACCGGCTCCAGTCGCGGGACGTGCAGACCTGGATCAACCAGGTGGCCCGTACCTGCCAGTGCTGCGCCCAGGGTAAGGACACCGCACGCCGCAAGGAAAAGCGCCGTTGCTGCGCGGTCGGCCGCTGCTGCCGGGCCGTCCCCTCGACGCGCACGGTCAGCGACATCCGCGCCACATTGCGGGCCGCCCTCACCCACGCCCAAGCCGAAGACCTCATCACCAAGAACCCGGCCGTACCGGTCACCCTCGCCACCGTCCGCCGCCGCCGGGGCAAGTCCTGGTCGAGCGACGAGGCCCGCAAGTTCCTCGAATCGGCCCGCGCCGACGAGGACCCCCTCTACGCCGCCTACGCCCTGGTCCTCGTCACCGGTCTTCGAAAGGGCGAGGCCCTGGGACTGACGTGGGAGGACGTCGACCTGGACGCCGGAGAGCTGACCATCGGCCGCCAGCTTCAACGGGTACGCGGCCAGCTCCTGCACCGCGACACCAAGACCCAGGCGTCCGACGCCACCCTCCCCCTGCCCGACATCTGCCTGACCGCCCTCAAGCTCAGGCAGCACCAACGCGACGAGGCCGAAGCAGCCGCCGGTAAGGCATGGCACGAGACCGGACTTGTCTTCACCACCCGCTACGGCACACCCATCGAGCCGCGCAACTTCCAGCGTTCCTGGCAGACCCGGTGCGATAGGGCGGGAGTCAAGCCGATCACGGTCCACGACGCCCGGCGCACCTGCGCCACGCTCCTCGCCGACCTGGACGTCCACCCACGGGTCGCCATGCGGATCCTGCGGCACGCCCGGTTCTCCGTGACGATGGAGATCTACACCCAGGTCACGTCCACGGCGACCCGGGACGCCCTGAAACGCCTCGGCGATTCTCTCGGCAACTGA
- a CDS encoding excisionase family DNA-binding protein, with the protein MTRHLTPRWYSPAEVAVLLGFGLSKVKMKIATGELRSIKDGKYRRILPEWVDEYIRDQVDRQEAA; encoded by the coding sequence ATGACCCGACACCTCACCCCGCGCTGGTACTCCCCCGCCGAGGTCGCCGTTTTGCTCGGCTTCGGCCTGTCCAAGGTCAAGATGAAGATCGCCACCGGCGAACTGCGCTCCATCAAGGACGGCAAGTACCGCCGCATCCTCCCCGAATGGGTCGACGAGTACATCCGCGACCAGGTCGACCGGCAGGAGGCCGCCTGA
- a CDS encoding replication initiator, whose protein sequence is MSTLLTLHRPSPAAGRDAQALHRAATPDFFGWLEHTRAAAGCTRPIRLTGTLTAVEPDTGRMLGERHTDELPDRTLYKACGNRRAAQCPDCAWVYAGDAFQVVRCGLTGGKTVPTTIAAHPVVFATLTAPSFGAVHHRHIPRHTCTGRRRCDCRPAPCHARRAPGTCPHGQAVACFARHDSDDPQLGRPLCLDCYDHDHQAVWNYFSGELWRRTKQAIERHLTALCRRRGIGHVQAVTDSGKVRRVPPVRVSHGKVAEMQRRGAVHFHVLLRLDGVNPHDRHALVPPPAGITADDLDAAIHAAAQQITVTTPSHPDRPQGWSIAWGEQVDVRRIGNGDGDVTDGKVAAYLAKYATKSTEVTGHCSTRLTPDTVDAYADPEGDHLARLIDACWRLGRPTHTPTSNTAAPTGGRQGDLDSKPNPYAGLRRWGHMLGYGGHFLTKARRYSVTFGHLRDIRATYRRTEHDDTITVGVLAFTGSGWLTDGDALLANTAAAQHRERQRVGREELAHETWSEVAA, encoded by the coding sequence GTGTCCACCCTGCTCACCCTGCACCGCCCCAGCCCCGCCGCCGGCCGCGACGCCCAAGCCCTGCACCGGGCCGCTACGCCGGACTTCTTCGGCTGGCTGGAGCACACCCGCGCCGCCGCCGGCTGCACCCGCCCGATCCGCCTGACCGGCACCCTCACCGCCGTCGAACCCGACACCGGCCGGATGCTCGGGGAGCGGCACACCGACGAGCTGCCCGACCGGACGCTGTATAAGGCGTGCGGGAACCGCCGTGCCGCCCAGTGTCCCGACTGCGCCTGGGTCTACGCGGGCGACGCCTTCCAGGTTGTTCGGTGCGGTCTGACCGGCGGCAAGACCGTCCCCACCACGATCGCCGCGCATCCGGTCGTCTTCGCCACCTTGACCGCGCCGTCGTTCGGGGCGGTGCACCACCGACACATCCCCCGGCACACCTGCACCGGACGGCGCCGCTGCGACTGCCGCCCGGCACCCTGCCACGCCCGCCGCGCCCCTGGCACCTGCCCGCACGGGCAGGCCGTGGCATGCTTCGCCCGCCACGACTCCGACGATCCGCAGCTCGGTCGGCCGCTGTGCCTGGACTGCTACGACCACGACCACCAGGCCGTCTGGAACTACTTCTCCGGCGAGCTGTGGCGGCGCACCAAGCAGGCCATCGAACGCCACCTCACCGCCCTGTGCCGCCGACGCGGCATCGGTCACGTCCAGGCCGTCACTGACTCCGGCAAGGTCCGTCGGGTGCCTCCGGTGCGGGTGTCGCACGGGAAGGTCGCTGAGATGCAGCGTCGGGGCGCGGTGCACTTCCACGTCCTGCTCCGCCTCGACGGCGTCAACCCCCACGACCGGCACGCCCTCGTCCCGCCGCCGGCCGGTATCACCGCCGACGACCTCGACGCCGCCATCCACGCCGCCGCCCAACAGATCACCGTCACCACACCTTCGCACCCAGACCGGCCGCAGGGCTGGTCGATCGCCTGGGGTGAGCAGGTCGACGTACGCCGCATCGGGAACGGCGACGGGGACGTGACCGACGGGAAGGTAGCCGCCTACCTGGCGAAGTACGCCACCAAGTCCACCGAGGTCACCGGCCACTGCTCCACCCGACTCACCCCGGACACCGTTGACGCCTACGCCGACCCGGAAGGCGACCACCTCGCCCGGCTCATCGACGCCTGCTGGCGACTCGGCCGCCCCACCCACACCCCGACCAGCAACACCGCCGCCCCCACCGGCGGGCGTCAAGGCGACCTTGACAGCAAACCGAACCCCTACGCCGGGCTGCGCCGCTGGGGGCACATGCTCGGCTACGGCGGCCATTTCCTCACCAAGGCCCGCCGCTACTCGGTAACCTTCGGCCACCTGCGCGACATCCGCGCCACCTACCGCCGCACCGAGCACGACGACACCATCACGGTCGGCGTCCTGGCCTTCACCGGCTCCGGCTGGCTGACCGACGGGGACGCCCTGCTCGCCAACACCGCCGCCGCCCAACACCGCGAACGCCAACGCGTCGGCCGGGAAGAACTCGCCCACGAGACGTGGTCGGAGGTGGCGGCATGA
- a CDS encoding helix-turn-helix domain-containing protein, which produces MSPIADPRFGAELRRLRAEARVSLRALAHVVYQSKSQLHDLEAGRRQPSDDVAQRLDDALGAGGRLVALARPPELPDDGADRIAFAVRHPTRTDPATVDALADLLASQRRLDDVLGAAAVMPAVQANLDLVSHLASEAHDDLRGRLVFQAAQWAQFAGWLGIAAGDHGWSRHWLNQALEWSVESGHEALVGTVLSFRADLAGQSGDIGALLGVTRAALTRQGMSPGQLAYDHYQLARAYVLAGDAQAAVSTAVAADDRAIAALEYGGEMPPWDYYRDRAFFDLEAGTTRAALGQHERAVELLTAGLDGLDADSASADWTGTYVCHLAGAQLAIGERDGAAQSVERARSIAARNRSGRLSALVGELAVSLDA; this is translated from the coding sequence GTGTCGCCTATTGCTGATCCGCGTTTCGGTGCGGAGCTTCGTCGGTTGCGTGCCGAGGCGCGGGTTTCGCTTCGTGCTCTCGCGCACGTGGTGTATCAGAGCAAGAGCCAGCTTCACGACCTGGAGGCGGGGCGTCGGCAGCCGAGTGATGATGTGGCGCAACGTTTGGACGATGCGTTGGGTGCGGGTGGTCGGCTTGTCGCGTTGGCTCGTCCGCCTGAGTTGCCGGACGACGGTGCCGACCGCATCGCCTTTGCCGTTCGTCATCCGACGCGGACTGATCCGGCTACGGTCGATGCCCTGGCGGACCTTCTGGCGAGTCAACGCCGCCTTGACGATGTTCTTGGCGCTGCCGCCGTCATGCCGGCGGTCCAGGCCAATCTTGATCTCGTCAGTCACCTGGCGAGTGAGGCGCATGATGACCTGCGTGGTCGGTTGGTGTTTCAGGCTGCGCAGTGGGCGCAGTTCGCTGGTTGGTTGGGTATCGCCGCTGGGGATCATGGCTGGTCGCGGCATTGGTTGAACCAGGCGTTGGAGTGGTCGGTCGAGAGCGGGCATGAGGCGCTGGTGGGGACGGTGTTGTCGTTCCGGGCGGATTTGGCCGGGCAGTCAGGCGACATCGGCGCGCTGCTCGGGGTGACGCGGGCGGCGTTGACCAGGCAGGGTATGTCGCCGGGGCAGTTGGCGTACGACCACTATCAACTGGCCCGCGCGTACGTCCTCGCTGGCGACGCGCAGGCGGCGGTCAGTACGGCGGTGGCGGCCGACGATCGAGCGATAGCCGCCCTGGAGTACGGGGGCGAGATGCCGCCGTGGGACTACTACCGGGACCGGGCGTTCTTCGACCTGGAGGCCGGTACCACCCGGGCCGCGCTGGGCCAGCACGAACGGGCGGTGGAGTTGTTGACCGCTGGCCTCGACGGCCTGGACGCGGACTCGGCTTCGGCCGACTGGACCGGCACATACGTGTGCCACTTGGCCGGTGCGCAACTGGCGATCGGTGAGCGCGACGGTGCGGCGCAGTCGGTGGAACGAGCGCGGTCTATCGCTGCCCGGAACCGGTCCGGCCGGTTGTCCGCTCTTGTCGGGGAGTTGGCCGTGTCCCTGGACGCATGA
- a CDS encoding helix-turn-helix domain-containing protein, which produces MDSPDRLPVGRRVAYWRGRRKLSQQMFADRLGKSKSWVDKVERGVRSLDKLSTLQEIAAVLRVDPAVLLGRDVERVEVAERAEGVERIRVALSRYEIPLARPAGRRPVLPVDRMLREVGYAWTTFQYARYQQVIDLAPDLLTDAQRTHAQQPGPGRVPLVEAYRIVSALLVKLGQAELAWLAVDRAMLAATGDRFLVAAAAVQLGQVLRVAGRVREAKSVMLAAAYRIAPPVIEYGTPPELSLCGTLLVQAALAAAQGGDDATTAELIGEAAGMAARVGDGHDYHRTGFGPTAVDLARTAAAVELGDARDAIGWHEKATGRAGWRWLPAEHRAAHLVDAARAYLHADDPASAARVLVEAEHTAPAEIRHRPVAREVLAEIARDPHAPTSLTQLAVTLGVG; this is translated from the coding sequence GTGGACAGTCCTGACCGGTTGCCGGTGGGGCGTCGGGTGGCGTACTGGCGTGGTCGGCGGAAGCTGTCGCAGCAGATGTTCGCTGACCGGCTGGGCAAGTCGAAGAGTTGGGTGGACAAGGTCGAGCGCGGTGTTCGGTCGCTGGACAAGTTGTCCACGCTTCAGGAGATCGCCGCGGTGCTGCGGGTCGATCCGGCGGTCCTGTTGGGCCGGGATGTCGAGCGGGTCGAGGTGGCCGAGCGGGCTGAGGGTGTGGAGCGGATCCGGGTGGCGTTGTCGCGGTACGAGATCCCGCTTGCCCGGCCGGCGGGCCGTCGCCCGGTGCTGCCCGTGGACCGGATGCTCCGGGAGGTGGGGTACGCGTGGACGACGTTCCAGTACGCCCGGTACCAGCAGGTGATCGATCTGGCCCCGGATCTGTTGACGGATGCGCAGCGCACCCACGCCCAGCAGCCCGGTCCGGGGCGGGTGCCGTTGGTGGAGGCGTACCGGATCGTCAGCGCGCTGCTGGTCAAGCTCGGGCAGGCGGAGCTGGCGTGGCTCGCGGTGGACCGGGCGATGCTCGCCGCGACCGGGGACAGGTTTCTGGTGGCCGCCGCAGCCGTGCAGCTCGGTCAGGTGTTACGGGTCGCCGGCCGGGTCCGGGAGGCGAAGTCGGTGATGCTCGCCGCCGCGTACCGGATCGCCCCGCCGGTGATCGAGTACGGCACCCCGCCTGAGCTGTCCCTGTGTGGAACGCTGCTCGTGCAGGCTGCTCTGGCAGCGGCACAGGGCGGGGACGATGCCACGACCGCTGAGCTGATCGGCGAAGCGGCCGGTATGGCGGCCCGGGTCGGGGACGGGCACGACTACCACCGGACCGGGTTCGGGCCGACCGCCGTCGACCTGGCCCGCACCGCCGCCGCCGTCGAACTCGGGGACGCGCGGGACGCGATCGGCTGGCACGAGAAGGCGACCGGTCGGGCCGGCTGGCGGTGGCTACCGGCCGAGCATCGAGCCGCGCATCTGGTGGACGCGGCCCGCGCCTACCTGCACGCCGATGATCCGGCCAGCGCCGCCCGGGTGTTGGTCGAGGCGGAACACACCGCACCGGCCGAGATCCGGCACCGACCGGTCGCCCGCGAGGTGCTCGCCGAGATCGCCCGCGATCCGCACGCCCCGACCAGCCTTACGCAGCTCGCCGTGACCCTCGGGGTGGGCTGA
- a CDS encoding helix-turn-helix domain-containing protein: protein MAVMTAPNTALRAVRTGMRMSQDDFARALQAAGHRVGEPNDANKRLVQRWESGAIAAPRPVYARALEVVTGLPISLLGFAAVPDGQVADDEHGGHDLTSPTSSLATPTPTSRPASTYRSYEGVWLSRYQYFSSGREESFAGQHFVVVLQHGDRLTVRSLPGSATSSLSLDLTVDGAVITGTWVEQTDPAGYYRGARYHGAIQLLAEPTGRRMAGKWVGFGKDMDVNTGPWELVFQDASTSKATLDRYNTPAT from the coding sequence GTGGCGGTCATGACCGCCCCGAACACCGCCTTGCGCGCTGTCCGCACCGGAATGCGTATGAGCCAGGACGACTTCGCTCGCGCGCTCCAAGCCGCCGGCCACCGGGTCGGCGAACCCAACGACGCCAACAAGAGACTCGTCCAGCGGTGGGAGTCCGGGGCGATCGCCGCACCGCGACCTGTCTACGCCCGCGCGCTGGAGGTCGTCACCGGCCTACCCATCTCGCTGCTCGGCTTCGCGGCAGTGCCCGACGGCCAGGTCGCCGACGACGAGCACGGTGGGCACGATTTGACGTCTCCCACGTCCAGCCTGGCCACACCGACGCCCACGTCCCGGCCGGCCTCCACCTACCGGTCGTACGAGGGCGTCTGGCTCAGCCGCTACCAGTACTTCTCCAGCGGTCGGGAAGAGTCCTTCGCCGGGCAGCACTTCGTGGTGGTGCTCCAGCACGGCGACCGGCTGACCGTCCGAAGCCTGCCCGGCTCGGCGACATCGTCGCTGTCACTCGACCTCACCGTGGACGGTGCAGTCATCACCGGCACGTGGGTGGAGCAGACCGACCCGGCCGGCTACTACCGGGGTGCCCGGTACCACGGTGCCATCCAGCTTCTGGCTGAGCCCACGGGCCGACGGATGGCCGGCAAGTGGGTCGGGTTCGGCAAGGACATGGACGTCAACACCGGCCCGTGGGAACTCGTCTTCCAGGACGCCTCCACGTCCAAGGCCACGCTGGACCGGTACAACACGCCGGCGACGTAG
- a CDS encoding helix-turn-helix domain-containing protein yields MQGAGDDPAVSRGEQLQQAEREAAKRRLLDLAEAERIPVEETTGRYRTGGGVVDDTDRLPVGRRVAYWRGRRRLSQQLFADRLGKSKSWVDKVERGVRSLDKLSTLQEIAAVLRIDPAVLVGRGVPPVEVSERAEGVERIRAALSRYEIPLARPAGRRPVLPVDRMLREVGYAWTTFQRARYQQVIDLAPDLLTDAHRTHAQQPGPGRVPLVEAYRIVAALLVKLGQAELAWLAVDRAMLAATGDRALVAAAAVQLGQVLRAAGRVREAKSVLLAAAYRIAPPVIEYGTPAELSLCGTLLIQAALAAAQGGDEPAAVELIDEAAGMAARVGDGHDYHRTGFGPTAVDLARTAAAVECCDARDAIGWHEKATGRAGWRWLPAEHRAAHLVDAARAYLYADSHTQEVTTPAARAAGRCLYGSA; encoded by the coding sequence ATGCAGGGTGCGGGCGACGACCCGGCGGTGAGCCGGGGAGAGCAGCTCCAGCAGGCGGAACGGGAGGCGGCGAAGCGTCGGCTGCTCGACTTGGCCGAGGCGGAGCGGATACCGGTGGAGGAGACCACCGGGCGGTACCGGACCGGCGGTGGCGTCGTGGACGACACTGATCGGCTGCCGGTGGGGCGGCGGGTGGCGTACTGGCGGGGTCGGCGGAGGTTGTCGCAGCAGTTGTTCGCCGATCGGCTCGGTAAGTCGAAGAGTTGGGTGGACAAGGTGGAGCGGGGTGTCCGGTCGCTGGACAAGCTGTCGACGCTTCAGGAGATCGCGGCGGTGTTGCGGATCGATCCGGCGGTCCTGGTGGGTCGGGGCGTGCCGCCGGTCGAGGTGTCCGAACGTGCTGAGGGTGTGGAGCGGATCCGGGCCGCGTTGTCCCGGTACGAGATTCCGCTTGCCCGGCCGGCGGGCCGTCGGCCGGTGCTGCCCGTGGACCGGATGCTCCGGGAGGTGGGGTATGCGTGGACGACGTTCCAGCGTGCCCGGTACCAGCAGGTGATCGACCTGGCCCCGGATTTGCTCACCGATGCCCACCGCACCCACGCCCAGCAGCCCGGTCCCGGGCGGGTGCCGTTGGTGGAGGCGTACCGGATCGTCGCTGCGCTGCTGGTGAAGCTCGGGCAGGCGGAGCTGGCGTGGCTGGCGGTGGACCGGGCGATGCTCGCCGCGACCGGGGACCGGGCTCTGGTGGCCGCCGCAGCCGTGCAACTCGGCCAGGTGCTGCGCGCCGCCGGCCGGGTCCGGGAGGCGAAGTCGGTGCTGCTCGCCGCCGCGTACCGGATCGCCCCGCCGGTGATCGAGTACGGCACCCCGGCCGAGCTGTCCCTGTGCGGCACCCTGCTCATCCAGGCCGCCCTGGCGGCGGCACAGGGCGGGGACGAACCGGCTGCCGTTGAGCTGATCGACGAAGCGGCCGGTATGGCGGCCCGGGTCGGGGACGGCCACGACTACCACCGGACCGGGTTCGGCCCGACAGCCGTGGACCTGGCCCGCACCGCCGCAGCCGTCGAATGCTGCGACGCCCGGGACGCGATCGGCTGGCACGAGAAGGCCACCGGGCGGGCCGGCTGGCGGTGGCTACCGGCCGAGCATCGGGCCGCGCACCTGGTGGACGCGGCCCGTGCCTACCTGTACGCCGACAGTCACACCCAAGAGGTCACCACCCCGGCTGCACGAGCCGCAGGGCGATGCCTGTACGGATCTGCTTGA